The following DNA comes from Castanea sativa cultivar Marrone di Chiusa Pesio chromosome 10, ASM4071231v1.
GAATCATGTTCATTTGCTCTTGTCTACAAACAGCTAAAACgtaaaacaattttcttgtttcCATCACCGCTTATTCTCTCCATTAGTTGGGATGGTATTTTAGTAttcacaactctctctctcaacatcCATGTAATTGTTTTTGGCAACAACATTCATTTTATAATCATGGTAgtttatgtaatatatattgcCATCATAGTCATATTACATATGGAACAATTAAGATACTtgttttttatagataaaaatttAGCATGTAGTGACAAGATATGCAAAATCTCattcaaaaatatattagagaagtttaaaatattctataaattctcaaaaaaaattatatattttttaaaataaatttgagttATAGTATAATGTTAGCTACAGGTAAGACTTGATAATTGTGGAAAACGTTATAAAGCCTATTTGCCACAAAATAATCTtaggattatttatttattttaattgtataTCCAGTAGTTAGTATTTACCTATTAATTAAGGGCAGGTAAACTTTTTCCTAGAGAGCTACGTAAGTGTATATtatgtttgttattattatgattaatatttttttttccataatttgatagttgggaaGAGGAATTTGAATCTTTTATATCTCCATTGAAAGTACTAGGAAGTTTCAATCAATTGATCCACAACACTTTTGACTAACTTAGTTAATTTGTTCATTTAACTTAGACttactaactttttttattagaacCCAAAAAATAGGTTTacatttcactttttattttagaatactaaatattttaaaacacaCAGGGAGAGGGGAAAATGTTTTAAAGAAACTGACAGTGGTATAAATCCAAAATGACCTAACTCTTGAATACACAACACAAGCTTTAACTCTTTACTTAATTGACCAATTATACTAATCTTATGTTTGGTTTAGGggagaaggaaagagagagactAGTTTGAAATTTCACTTCAATCTAATTCAACCATTTGAATGTAACCGCAGTAGTCAATAAGTGATTGAAGATTAAAAAGGACTAATTGTCTGGTTggctaaaagctaaaagtttttagttttttgcattttgtctcagtagttttttttttttttttttttttttttttttttttttgtgtagacAGAATATACACATTCGGGGAAAGACAAGGCATGGGAGAGCAAAGCCCTTGCCCTCCAAATCACTTATTCGATGCGAAGAAAACTTGCAATAAAGAAGATAGATCAGGCGAGATGAAGAATTTTTGTCATCCTTACTTTCTATATCAACCTTTTGCAAGCGAGAGCTGCTACGtaaatccacaacattttcataacaaataataggtggttagttgttattggatttaatttgaacccagcactgaaattacttttcttCTCCAGTAATAACAACACCCAACAACCTGCCatatagaatttattgtgaaaatgttatggatataGTATTTCTTTTTGTAATGTGATAGTGAGaaacttattaaatatattggggtagtcttttttttttttataaacttcaaTTTGGGGTAGTTGGGTAGTTAgttgtaacaattttttatagatattatATTAGTAAGAAACAAAGGGATTTGTTATCGCAGCTAACCATTAAGAACCTTTTACTCCAGATAGGAAAATGGAAATGAGTTCGGAAGCCACCCTCATGAAGTTCAATGACCACAGGAAATTGAAGGCAACTCATCCTCGATGTGCCATGCATATATGcacttcattaaaaaataaattatgatattaataCTTGTCCTacgagaggaaaaaaaagattttatgtcACAGTTACATAAGTAATGACACTCTTAAATGGGGATGGATCTCACATGAGAGTGGCATTAAATACCAGTCCTACAAGAGTTCTTTCCTATTAACGAATGCAATATGGCAAGACGGATAAATGCATGCTAGTAAAAATAGCACAAAACGCCTTAGCTATATGTGTGCGTATATATTGCAACTTTGCATGTGATGCATGTAACCACTAAGATATAACATGGGTAGAGTTCTTACCGAGAGAAATATTATGTTGAACATGTTAGTATGGATGCGCGAAaatataaagtatagaacacaataatacACGAGAGTTAAGCCTAATGGCCTACATTCATAGAAGAAACTTTAAAAgactacatcaataatatattatagtgtagtatatattttgtattacaataaaccataacatgtgaatatatagtaatttaaaccctagactaatagacttctagtacaagaaGGAAACTTGACTTACAcataaagtaaaattaaatttgagCCTATACTAAtgagctaatatatctctaCCATAAACGAATTAAGTAATTTGTGCCAAAACTCGTGGAATCACATATGTGGATCAAATGTCTGCTCTCATTAATTTCTTTCCTTGTCTTATTGGAGTCTTCCACTCTAGTCCGGTCACCGACAGATGAAGGGAAATACAACTATACAAATAATTGCCTTTATATTCGAAAGACTTGCACACCACACTATTACAGGCGTGCAAGTAGCAATCATGAGCCCTCTAGTAATGACCTCTTAAAGTCCGAAACTTTAGAAAGAAGATGAGCCAAGTCGTTTTTGTCCACCGTAGGTGATGTTTCTCATTGCTGGTGCACCTCACAATGCGCATGCTCAAAGCTGTGCTAGTAATTAGTATCAAATTATTGATTTcattgcttatcaaaaaaaaataaaaattattgatttcattatatgaaaaaaaaaaggagagcaTAGAATCATTTATTGGAGTTGTAGAGCTGGTGAGAGAAGCAACCTTGAGAAAGTCagttcctttttccttttcctataAGCTACGtaattcaattcttttttctttcctttttttttggggtcaaaatcaagaaatatttgtttatttcataattctcaTTGATAATAATATATGTATCAATAAATCCAAGTCACGCTTAACACagccaattttataatttacttaTTGGCATGTTAAATGCATTTCATGCAAAATATAGCCACAATGCTATGAAGatttttcatatgttttgagcattttaaatataaaaaaaattaaaaattaaaaattttgtaaattctaaacaataaaataaaattaaagtcaGGCTTCTTCAATCAAATCTCCACACTTCCACCATTTATAACTTGCCACATGGTGAAATGGTACAAAAGTAGCGATCTTAGCATTTGTTCATAGAGGATAGGAATTAGGAATCACCGTTtcaaacatggaaaaaaaaattactaaaaaaattataataatggtaatactattaaaaatttacttCAATCAAACACACTTCCACCACTTATTACTCGCCACATAGTAAAATGATACAAAAGTAGCAATCTTAGCATTTGTTCATAAAGGATAAGAATTAGGAATCACTGTTTCaagcctaaaaaaataaatagataagaAATTCTAATAACAGCAATACTATTAAAAAATGGCTCATACTGCAAAATATCATTACCTTGGCCCACCTAAACTAGAATTCTATGAAGTGAGACTATCAAAGCTGCTTAGAGCTATCCATACGGGCATAACATTTTAAACTGAAGCGCCACAATTCGAACCACAACCCTTAGACTCACAAGGATAATAGTTAAAAAGACTACTACCATCCTATGTGCCTGGTTTAGCTAATTATTCACAGTAATAATGGCATTACTGTAAATAATTAGCTTAACCCGGCGCATAGCTCTAACCACGAAGGACCGGCTATCATCACAGGTTTGTGGCCAGTGACCCCCCAAACAGGTAATGAATTCACTCACCTACACGTGTCCCTTCACCCGGTGGCTATCACCGGCATGACAGGTCTCCGTTGTCGAAGTTataaaccacaaaaaaatataaaggcacatttttcatttcttcttcaagaaagaattggagagagagagagatattcatctaatccttcctgaAGAATCAGaccctctctttctctgtgtgtCTCTAATATCTTAGCCGTCCAATCCTTCCTCAACGGTCagttattttctgtttttcttcatctttttttcctttcactttCTCTTTGTATATACATAGTcataatttgtatatatttggAGTTAATAAGAGTTGCTTTTTTTATGAAACTTGGTGGGTCTTTGATGCATATACTatagtgatttttattttcctgTTTACACTTCTGGGGATTGAATTCAATAGCTATTTGGTAGTTTATCTTGTTAATTTGGGGTTTTGGATTAATGGGATATGCATAGTTTTGCTTGAAGGGGATGTTTGTGGTGGTTCTTTGACTATaaagtttgtatttttgttgTGGGAAGGCTGCTTTGTTTCTTTACCCCtctgaattttcaaaaaaagatgGTATCTTTGACTAGTATATAAGTTGCTTGTGGTATTTTCATGTGTGAGTTGGTTTTCTGTTAAAGAAGGTTGGACTTTATTGCTAAGAATCCCAGTTGGGTATATAGGTTTTAAAGGTATATAGTTGGTCAAGCTTGGTTCATTTTCTGTTCAATTCACCAAGAGCTTAAAAGGGTCTGTTTCATTAGGGGAATTTGCTAAATTCTAAGTGGGTTTTGAGTGATTGACACTTTTTGAGAATGGCTGAATCGATTACTACAACATCTATTCTTGGGCATCGACCATTGTGTCAAGGGGCTTTTGTCAAGGATGTTTCATGCAAATGGAGATCTTCGGGTAACTGCCGGTTCCCGATTACAGAATTTCTTGGTGGAAGGCTTGTTGCTTCTCCTACTTTGCCAAGATTGAGAGCTGATCGGGTGGAAATTTCATCAATTAAGGCCTTGGCGATGGAGCTGACTAAAGAGGCATATTCATTCAGAGAAGAGAGAATTCCTAGTGACTGGAATTATGAATTTGACAATGACTTTGATCGAAAACCTGGTTTGTGGCCACCCGAGAACAAAGCCGACAATCCTTCACTACACAATCCCCTCCTTAGACAAGAAAGAATGGGATCTGGTTGGTTAGGTGCCATATTTGAATGGGAAGGAGTCTTAATTGAAGATAATCCTGATCTTGAGAAGCAAGCTTGGCTGGCTCTTTCTCAAGAAGAAGGAAAATCTCCTCCCCCAGCTTTTATTCTTAGAAGAGTAGAAGGCATGAAGAATGAGCAGGCGATATCTGAAGTTCTGTGCTGGTCAAGAGACCCAGCACAAGTGAGAAGAATGGCTGATAGGAAAGAAGAGATATACCAGGCTTTACAAGGCGGGATTTATAGTCTACGAGCTGGATCAAGAGAGTTTGTGAATATCTTGATGCATAACAAGATACCTATGGCATTGGTTTCTACCCGTCCTAGAAAAACTCTCGAGACTGCAATTGGAACAATTGGCATTGAAGGCCACTTTACTGTGATTGTAGCTGCAGAGGATGTTCAC
Coding sequences within:
- the LOC142613300 gene encoding 5-amino-6-(5-phospho-D-ribitylamino)uracil phosphatase, chloroplastic, translating into MAESITTTSILGHRPLCQGAFVKDVSCKWRSSGNCRFPITEFLGGRLVASPTLPRLRADRVEISSIKALAMELTKEAYSFREERIPSDWNYEFDNDFDRKPGLWPPENKADNPSLHNPLLRQERMGSGWLGAIFEWEGVLIEDNPDLEKQAWLALSQEEGKSPPPAFILRRVEGMKNEQAISEVLCWSRDPAQVRRMADRKEEIYQALQGGIYSLRAGSREFVNILMHNKIPMALVSTRPRKTLETAIGTIGIEGHFTVIVAAEDVHRGKPDPEMFVYAAQLLKYIPERCIVFGNSNQTVEAAHDARMKCVAVASKHPVYELGAADLVVRHLDELSVVDLKNLAAIESAEFGPGEPELELEEEDVDPSSSTLTEVDDKFW